The following proteins are encoded in a genomic region of Candidatus Deferrimicrobiaceae bacterium:
- the rplF gene encoding 50S ribosomal protein L6, with the protein MSRIGKVPVAIPAGVTVEIKDGILTVTGQKGALSRPIPDKVTVEVKDGHAVVALQPGEESARNLYGLYRTLVANMVKGVAEGFTKTLEIVGVGYKAEVKQDAIQMALGYSHPVIFPLPKGISAQVEANTVIKVSGADKELVGLIAAKIRSLRRPDVYKQKGIRYRGERLLKKVGKAAGK; encoded by the coding sequence ATGTCGAGAATCGGAAAAGTGCCGGTGGCGATCCCCGCCGGAGTCACCGTCGAGATCAAGGACGGAATCCTTACCGTCACCGGGCAGAAGGGTGCTCTTTCCCGCCCGATCCCCGACAAGGTGACGGTCGAGGTCAAGGACGGGCATGCCGTCGTCGCCTTGCAGCCCGGAGAGGAGTCCGCCCGGAACCTCTACGGGCTCTATCGGACCCTGGTGGCGAACATGGTGAAAGGCGTCGCCGAGGGGTTCACCAAGACTCTCGAAATCGTCGGGGTGGGCTACAAGGCCGAAGTCAAGCAGGATGCGATCCAGATGGCGCTGGGGTATTCCCACCCCGTGATCTTCCCCCTTCCGAAGGGGATCAGCGCGCAGGTGGAGGCGAACACGGTCATCAAGGTATCCGGGGCGGACAAGGAACTCGTCGGCCTCATCGCGGCGAAGATCCGCTCCCTCCGGCGGCCGGACGTCTACAAGCAGAAGGGAATCCGGTACCGGGGCGAACGTCTCCTGAAGAAAGTCGGAAAGGCTGCCGGAAAGTAG
- the rpsH gene encoding 30S ribosomal protein S8: MAINDHISNLLARIRNAQMARFDQLELPSTRVLENIALILKEEGFLKNYRVLPDPKQAVLRITLRNEPGTGYAIRGMKRVSRPGRRVYVGMDEIPTVKNGFGIAILSTSRGVMTGEKAKKLAIGGELLCQVW; this comes from the coding sequence ATGGCCATCAACGACCATATATCCAATCTGCTTGCACGCATCCGCAACGCACAGATGGCGAGGTTCGACCAGCTCGAGCTTCCTTCCACCCGGGTGCTGGAGAACATCGCCCTGATCCTCAAGGAGGAGGGGTTCCTGAAAAACTACCGCGTTCTTCCCGACCCGAAGCAGGCGGTACTCCGGATCACCCTGAGGAACGAGCCCGGGACCGGATACGCGATCCGGGGGATGAAAAGGGTGAGCCGCCCCGGGCGACGGGTGTACGTCGGAATGGATGAGATCCCCACCGTGAAGAACGGTTTCGGAATCGCCATTCTTTCCACCTCCCGGGGGGTGATGACGGGGGAGAAGGCGAAGAAACTCGCGATCGGCGGGGAACTGCTCTGCCAGGTCTGGTAA
- a CDS encoding type Z 30S ribosomal protein S14 encodes MAKKSIIAKSKRTPKFRVRQYNRCPRCGRPRAFYRKFQLCRICLRELALRGELPGVVKASW; translated from the coding sequence GTGGCAAAAAAATCGATCATCGCCAAATCGAAGAGGACCCCAAAGTTTCGCGTCCGGCAATACAACCGATGCCCGCGCTGCGGAAGGCCGAGGGCCTTTTACCGCAAGTTCCAGCTCTGCCGGATCTGTCTCCGGGAGCTGGCGCTCCGGGGGGAGCTCCCCGGCGTGGTAAAGGCGAGCTGGTAG
- the rplE gene encoding 50S ribosomal protein L5: MARLFDYYKDEVVPRLKEKFPYRNPLQVPKVEKVIINMGLGEAIDNIKVIDSAVEEIGLITGQKAVVTKARKSISNFKLRAGVPIGVMVTLRRDRMYYFLDKLIAVALPRVRDFKGVSPKGFDGRGNYTLGVREQIIFPEINYDKIDKIRGMNITIVTSARNDEEGLELLRLLGMPFRA; encoded by the coding sequence ATGGCGAGACTGTTCGATTATTACAAGGACGAGGTGGTTCCGCGGTTGAAGGAGAAGTTCCCCTACCGGAACCCCTTGCAGGTGCCCAAAGTCGAGAAAGTCATCATCAACATGGGGCTGGGGGAGGCGATCGACAACATCAAGGTCATCGACTCCGCCGTCGAGGAGATCGGTCTCATCACCGGGCAGAAGGCGGTGGTCACGAAGGCCCGCAAGAGCATATCGAATTTCAAGCTGAGGGCGGGCGTCCCGATCGGGGTGATGGTCACCCTTCGCCGGGACCGGATGTATTACTTTCTCGACAAGCTCATTGCGGTCGCGCTGCCCCGGGTGAGGGACTTCAAGGGGGTCTCCCCCAAAGGGTTCGACGGTCGGGGAAATTACACGCTTGGCGTAAGGGAACAGATTATATTTCCGGAGATAAACTACGATAAAATAGACAAAATAAGAGGAATGAACATAACGATCGTCACCTCGGCCCGCAACGACGAGGAGGGGCTGGAGCTTCTCCGCCTCCTCGGAATGCCGTTTCGGGCCTGA
- the rplX gene encoding 50S ribosomal protein L24 — protein MAEATLHIRKNDIVRVMVGKEKGKVGRVLKVDRDAGRVFVEKINMVKRHVKPGKTNPKGGIVEKEAALSYSNIMIMCDKCNKPTRISMMVEDSGERHRACKRCGDVLETKKK, from the coding sequence ATGGCGGAAGCGACGCTCCATATACGGAAGAACGACATCGTGCGGGTCATGGTGGGCAAGGAGAAGGGGAAGGTCGGCAGGGTCCTCAAAGTGGACCGGGATGCGGGGCGCGTCTTCGTGGAAAAAATCAACATGGTGAAGCGCCACGTGAAGCCCGGCAAGACCAATCCGAAGGGCGGCATCGTCGAGAAGGAGGCTGCGCTTTCGTACTCCAACATCATGATCATGTGCGACAAGTGCAACAAGCCGACGCGGATATCGATGATGGTCGAGGATTCGGGAGAGAGGCACCGCGCCTGCAAGCGCTGCGGCGACGTGCTCGAGACCAAGAAGAAATAG
- the rplN gene encoding 50S ribosomal protein L14 has protein sequence MIQMQTMLDAADNSGAKRLCCIKVLGGSKRRYAGVGDIIVVSVKEAIPHGKVKKGDVYKAVVVRTTKEIGRADGSFLRFDQNSAVLINPQGEPVGTRIFGPVARELRARKFMKIISLAPEVL, from the coding sequence ATGATCCAAATGCAGACCATGCTGGACGCGGCCGACAATTCCGGGGCGAAGCGTCTTTGCTGCATCAAGGTGCTCGGGGGGAGCAAGCGGAGATACGCCGGCGTCGGCGACATCATCGTGGTCAGCGTGAAGGAGGCGATCCCCCACGGCAAGGTCAAGAAGGGCGATGTGTACAAGGCGGTGGTGGTGCGGACCACCAAGGAAATCGGCCGGGCCGACGGAAGCTTTCTCCGGTTCGACCAGAATTCGGCCGTGCTCATCAACCCGCAGGGGGAGCCTGTCGGAACGCGGATCTTCGGGCCGGTGGCCCGGGAACTCCGCGCCAGGAAATTCATGAAAATCATATCCCTGGCTCCGGAAGTTCTGTAG
- the rpsQ gene encoding 30S ribosomal protein S17 gives MATAKEKQDRGIRKAKIGVVMSDRMDKTVVVRVERVVLDPVYKKYTKRRTTYKAHDERNEYHVGDTVEIIETRPLSKEKCWRVSRLIVRPEVR, from the coding sequence ATGGCGACTGCAAAGGAAAAACAAGACCGCGGGATTCGCAAGGCGAAGATCGGGGTCGTCATGAGCGACCGCATGGACAAGACCGTCGTCGTTCGCGTGGAGCGGGTCGTCCTGGATCCGGTATATAAAAAGTACACGAAGCGCCGGACCACCTACAAGGCGCACGACGAGCGGAACGAATACCATGTCGGAGACACCGTGGAAATCATCGAAACCAGGCCGCTGAGCAAGGAAAAGTGCTGGAGAGTCTCCCGGCTGATCGTACGGCCCGAGGTTCGCTAA
- the rpmC gene encoding 50S ribosomal protein L29: MKKKEIQDLAVEELRHREMELRDEIFRLRMKRSASSLDNHMLIRNRRKDLARIITFLRQKEGGEAR; encoded by the coding sequence ATGAAGAAGAAGGAGATCCAGGACCTCGCGGTCGAGGAGTTGCGGCACCGGGAGATGGAACTGCGGGACGAGATCTTCCGTCTCCGGATGAAGCGGTCGGCATCCTCCCTGGACAACCATATGCTCATCCGGAACCGGCGAAAGGACCTGGCCCGGATCATCACGTTCCTCCGGCAGAAAGAAGGAGGGGAGGCGAGGTAG
- the rplP gene encoding 50S ribosomal protein L16 produces MGMLAPKRVKFRKMQKGRRRGAAQAGNTLNFGDYGVKATTAGWITSRQIEAARVAMTRFVKRGGKIWIRIFPDKPVTKKPAETRMGKGKGAPEEWVCVVRPGLVLYEIEGVDEATAREAFRLASHKLPLKTKFLSREA; encoded by the coding sequence ATGGGCATGCTTGCGCCGAAACGGGTGAAATTCCGGAAGATGCAAAAAGGGCGGAGACGGGGAGCGGCCCAGGCGGGGAACACCCTCAACTTCGGGGACTACGGGGTGAAGGCTACCACGGCGGGTTGGATCACCTCCCGCCAGATCGAGGCCGCCCGCGTGGCGATGACGAGATTCGTGAAGCGTGGCGGGAAGATCTGGATCCGGATATTCCCCGACAAGCCCGTCACCAAGAAGCCCGCCGAAACCCGCATGGGCAAGGGAAAAGGGGCGCCCGAAGAGTGGGTTTGCGTGGTGCGCCCGGGCCTCGTGCTCTATGAAATCGAGGGGGTGGACGAGGCGACCGCGAGGGAGGCCTTTCGCCTCGCCTCGCACAAGCTCCCCCTGAAGACGAAGTTCCTGTCGAGGGAGGCATGA
- the rpsC gene encoding 30S ribosomal protein S3: protein MGQKVHPYGFRLGIIKDWRSRWYAEKDYATNLQEDLRIRGYVKQRLIHAGVSSVEIERKSSRVHVIIHTARPGIVIGKKGAEIENLKKDLQKFVKKEVSITIQEIRRPETDAQLTAENVAMQLERRIAFRRAMKKTVLSSMKLGAKGIKIHVAGRLGGAEMARSEWYREGRVPLHTLRADIEYGFAEAKTTYGKIGVKVWIYKGEVLPSSSRETIE, encoded by the coding sequence TTGGGACAGAAGGTACATCCGTACGGGTTTCGGCTGGGGATCATCAAGGATTGGCGATCGCGGTGGTACGCCGAGAAGGACTACGCCACGAACCTGCAGGAGGACCTGCGCATCCGGGGATACGTCAAGCAGCGGCTCATCCACGCCGGCGTGTCGTCGGTGGAGATCGAACGGAAGTCCAGCCGCGTCCACGTCATCATCCACACGGCGAGGCCCGGAATCGTCATCGGGAAGAAGGGCGCCGAGATCGAGAACCTCAAGAAGGACCTGCAGAAGTTCGTCAAGAAGGAGGTCTCGATCACGATCCAGGAGATCCGACGCCCGGAGACCGATGCCCAGCTGACCGCCGAAAACGTCGCCATGCAGCTCGAGAGGCGGATCGCCTTCCGGAGAGCGATGAAAAAGACCGTTCTCTCCTCGATGAAGCTCGGCGCCAAGGGGATCAAGATCCACGTGGCCGGACGGCTGGGCGGAGCCGAAATGGCCCGCTCCGAGTGGTACCGGGAAGGTCGGGTTCCCCTCCATACCCTGCGGGCGGACATCGAGTACGGGTTCGCCGAGGCGAAAACCACCTACGGGAAGATCGGGGTGAAGGTCTGGATCTACAAGGGAGAGGTGCTGCCGTCCTCCTCCCGCGAGACCATCGAATAG
- the rplV gene encoding 50S ribosomal protein L22 has protein sequence MEARATARFMRVSPRKARLVVDLIRGKKLSDAQTILKLANKACAKTVRKVLDSAVANAAQTGVIDTGILFVKKAFVDGGASVKRFRPAPMGRAHRYRRRTSHITIVVDEK, from the coding sequence ATGGAAGCGAGAGCGACGGCAAGGTTCATGCGTGTCTCCCCGAGAAAGGCGAGGCTCGTGGTGGACCTTATCCGCGGGAAGAAACTCTCCGACGCGCAGACGATCCTGAAGCTGGCGAACAAGGCGTGCGCCAAAACGGTGAGGAAGGTGCTCGATTCCGCCGTCGCGAACGCCGCCCAGACCGGCGTGATCGATACGGGCATCCTGTTCGTGAAGAAGGCGTTTGTGGACGGAGGGGCGTCCGTGAAGAGGTTCCGTCCCGCGCCGATGGGGCGGGCGCACCGCTACCGGAGACGGACCAGTCATATCACCATCGTGGTCGATGAGAAGTAA
- the rpsS gene encoding 30S ribosomal protein S19, producing the protein MARSIKKGPYVEQSLERKVRRAVELNDKKVIKTWSRRSTITPDMVGFTFAVHNGRKFMPVFVTENMVGHKLGEFSPTRTFHSHSGDRKAKVKK; encoded by the coding sequence GTGGCGAGATCGATCAAAAAGGGACCGTACGTAGAGCAAAGCCTGGAGAGGAAGGTCCGCAGGGCGGTGGAACTGAACGACAAGAAGGTCATCAAGACCTGGTCCAGGCGTTCCACCATCACGCCGGACATGGTGGGCTTCACGTTCGCCGTCCACAACGGGAGGAAATTCATGCCCGTCTTCGTCACGGAAAACATGGTCGGACACAAACTCGGTGAGTTTTCGCCGACACGCACGTTTCACAGCCATTCGGGAGACCGGAAGGCCAAGGTGAAGAAGTAG
- the rplB gene encoding 50S ribosomal protein L2 gives MGIKKFKPTSPGVRSMTVLTNEELTKKKPERSLVQKKGNRAGRNNQGRITIWHRGGGHKRKYRMIDFRRNKKDIPARVAAIEYDPNRSARIALLHYADGEKRYILCPVGLSVGDTVLSGNDADIKPGNALPIRQIPVGTMVHNVELKIGKGGQMARAAGSVVQILAKEGRYAHLRLGSGEVRLVLVDCMATVGQVGNLDHEKVSLGKAGRSRWLGRRPTVRGVAMNPVDHPLGGGEGKSSGGRHPCTPWGKPTKGHKTRKNRTSDPYIVKRRK, from the coding sequence ATGGGAATCAAAAAATTCAAGCCGACCTCCCCCGGCGTCCGCTCCATGACGGTCCTTACGAACGAGGAGCTCACCAAGAAGAAGCCGGAGAGGAGCCTCGTTCAGAAAAAGGGAAACCGGGCAGGGCGGAACAACCAGGGCAGAATCACCATCTGGCATCGGGGGGGCGGGCATAAGAGAAAATACCGGATGATCGACTTCCGGAGAAACAAGAAGGACATCCCGGCCAGGGTCGCCGCGATCGAATACGATCCGAACCGGTCAGCCCGCATCGCCCTTCTTCATTACGCGGACGGGGAGAAACGGTACATCCTGTGTCCGGTCGGGCTCTCCGTGGGAGACACGGTTCTATCCGGGAACGACGCGGACATCAAGCCGGGCAACGCACTTCCGATACGGCAGATCCCGGTGGGGACGATGGTCCACAACGTGGAGCTCAAGATCGGCAAGGGAGGGCAGATGGCCCGGGCGGCGGGAAGCGTCGTCCAGATTCTCGCGAAGGAAGGGCGGTACGCCCACTTGCGCCTCGGTTCGGGAGAGGTAAGGCTCGTATTGGTCGATTGCATGGCGACGGTGGGGCAGGTGGGGAACCTGGACCACGAGAAGGTGTCGCTCGGGAAGGCCGGCAGGAGCCGCTGGCTCGGCCGGCGGCCGACGGTTCGGGGCGTCGCCATGAATCCGGTGGACCACCCGCTCGGCGGCGGGGAGGGGAAATCCTCCGGGGGGAGGCATCCCTGCACGCCCTGGGGGAAACCGACCAAGGGGCACAAGACCCGGAAGAACCGGACTTCCGATCCCTACATCGTAAAGCGCCGGAAATAA
- a CDS encoding 50S ribosomal protein L23, producing the protein MNITDVLKRPLITEKATLLKETTNAVSFAVDPRANKNQIQEAVEKLFKVKVVDVKTMNVSGKKKRRGRVVGRRPGWKKAVVVLKPGDKIEFFEGV; encoded by the coding sequence ATGAATATCACCGACGTCCTGAAGCGGCCGCTGATCACCGAAAAGGCGACGTTGCTCAAGGAGACCACCAACGCCGTGTCGTTCGCCGTGGATCCCCGGGCGAACAAGAACCAGATCCAGGAGGCGGTCGAGAAGCTGTTCAAGGTCAAGGTGGTCGACGTCAAGACGATGAATGTCTCCGGAAAGAAGAAGAGAAGGGGGCGGGTCGTCGGAAGACGTCCCGGTTGGAAGAAGGCGGTCGTGGTGCTCAAACCGGGCGATAAGATAGAGTTTTTCGAAGGCGTGTGA
- the rplD gene encoding 50S ribosomal protein L4 translates to MATLELFDKERKVKETVELPESVFGAEVKEHLLHQVVVAQRNAKRSGNASTKTRKEVRGGGKKPYRQKGTGRARMGSTRSPLLRGGGTVFGPHPRSYEQKVNRKSMKAALRSALTVRARENRIVLVDDLDLPGPRTKEFLKIAGKLGLSHALLVTEEPKETLVLGIRNLSSFKSLPVSALNVVDILSYEQLVFTRPAFDRISEVLGK, encoded by the coding sequence ATGGCCACCCTGGAGCTTTTCGACAAGGAACGGAAGGTCAAAGAGACGGTCGAATTGCCGGAGTCCGTCTTCGGGGCCGAGGTGAAGGAGCATCTGCTCCATCAGGTGGTCGTCGCCCAGCGGAACGCAAAACGTTCGGGAAACGCTTCGACCAAGACCCGGAAAGAGGTCCGCGGCGGCGGGAAAAAGCCGTACCGCCAGAAGGGCACCGGGCGGGCCCGGATGGGGAGCACCCGCTCCCCCTTGCTTCGCGGCGGCGGCACGGTGTTCGGGCCGCACCCCCGCAGCTACGAGCAGAAGGTCAACCGGAAATCCATGAAGGCCGCGCTTCGCTCCGCGCTGACCGTCCGGGCGAGGGAAAACCGGATCGTGCTCGTGGACGACCTGGACCTTCCGGGTCCCCGGACCAAGGAATTCCTGAAGATCGCCGGGAAGCTCGGCCTCTCCCACGCCCTTCTGGTGACGGAAGAGCCCAAGGAGACGCTCGTTCTCGGAATTCGCAACCTGTCGTCGTTCAAGTCGCTTCCCGTTTCCGCCCTCAACGTCGTCGACATCCTCTCGTACGAACAGTTGGTGTTCACGCGTCCGGCATTCGACAGAATCAGCGAGGTGCTGGGGAAATGA
- the rplC gene encoding 50S ribosomal protein L3, with product MTTGIVGKKLGMTQVFDAQGKVIPVTVIEAGPCTVVQRKKRQSDGYDAVQLGFGAKKAHRVSKPMLGHFQKAEKGAFAALRELRVDSESPLEVGNEIRVDIFREGDYVDVTGQTKGRGFAGVVKRWGFKGGGASHGSMHHRAPGSIGGSSWPSRVFKNVKMGGHYGNERVTVLNLRVVAIQTEKNLLLVRGAVPGAKNGLVFVRHAIKKGNGQ from the coding sequence ATGACAACCGGAATCGTTGGGAAGAAGTTGGGAATGACCCAGGTCTTCGACGCGCAGGGGAAAGTCATCCCCGTGACGGTGATCGAGGCGGGTCCCTGCACCGTTGTCCAGAGAAAAAAGAGGCAGAGCGACGGATATGACGCGGTTCAGCTCGGGTTCGGGGCGAAGAAGGCGCATCGCGTCAGCAAACCGATGCTCGGTCATTTCCAGAAGGCGGAAAAAGGGGCGTTCGCCGCTCTTCGGGAGCTTCGGGTCGATTCCGAATCCCCCCTCGAGGTCGGGAACGAAATCCGGGTCGACATCTTCCGGGAAGGGGATTACGTGGACGTCACGGGACAGACGAAGGGACGGGGATTCGCGGGAGTGGTGAAGCGGTGGGGGTTCAAGGGCGGAGGGGCGTCCCACGGTTCGATGCACCACCGCGCCCCCGGGTCCATCGGCGGTTCTTCCTGGCCCTCCCGGGTATTCAAGAACGTGAAGATGGGCGGCCATTACGGGAACGAGCGCGTAACGGTTCTCAACCTGCGGGTCGTCGCCATTCAGACGGAGAAGAACCTGTTGCTGGTGCGGGGCGCAGTGCCGGGGGCGAAGAACGGCCTCGTCTTCGTGCGACACGCCATCAAGAAGGGCAACGGACAGTAA